A single region of the Marmota flaviventris isolate mMarFla1 chromosome 10, mMarFla1.hap1, whole genome shotgun sequence genome encodes:
- the Sh3d21 gene encoding SH3 domain-containing protein 21, with protein MEVLVLAEYHAQKEDELSLAPGDIVRQVREGPGRGWLLGELRGHCGLFPKRLVQEIPVAMRDAGETRRPRCARSRGHPAKSRGPQRWCKVNFNYSPEQADELKLQAGEIVEMIKEIEDGWWLGKKNGQLGAFPSNFVELLDSGPPSFGSPDMSSISPGSQQPPKLNSLACNSSPEYLQTVFHPEICRVLFDYHPEAPDELALRKGDMVKVLKKNTEDKGWWEGECEGRRGVFPDNFVLPPPPIKKLIPRTVISQESALNKEPRKLMPKTSLSNVKKLVTAPSRPSKAKTSWTSTGDSQKRPSRDSGSKDSFLSGGPGQPGRKHSKTQASRQHPKSNQEEEPRPAKPLSVNRTSALEKTATPEKIQPPHKPTSPEKILAPDKVPIPEKTLTLENKAPNPEKILASKKVPTPKKTRTLDKVSTPEKVFSVDEACALEKSLTLEQVCSQEVSPGDNTKFPHFSPPESLQRAKSLVATEAQSQEEAIMPEKYPLQPDSSESCLCMMKHGDSSPLQNAYKSMPAITKPQTLEKAKTFLKEAPAKEEPTPKEEEMPLTEEVAPKEQVLFKGIDPDPQAPHTVEPTPDQETPNPHFLVRQNSSESKNDEVDVKTLKDEMGSLRELLGLLELQLEGKITDIWEELKSEREKRRLLEVQLMQSRPKSPKQGFKHAQTQTH; from the exons GAGATTCCAGTGGCTATGCGGGACGCCGGGGAGACCCGGAGACCGCGCTGCGCGCGCAGCCGAG GTCACCCCGCCAAATCTCGGGGCCCTCAAAGATGGTGCAAAGTGAACTTCAACTACAGCCCGGAGCAGGCAGACGAGCTGAAGCTGCAAGCTGGGGAGATTGTCGAAATGATAAAGGAG aTTGAGGACGGCTGGTGGCTGGGGAAGAAGAACGGGCAGCTGGGAGCCTTCCCATCCAACTTTGTGGAGTTGCTGGACAGTGGGCCCCCAA GCTTTGGCAGCCCAGACATGTCTTCCATCAGCCCTGGATCCCAGCAGCCTCCCAAG CTGAACAGCCTGGCCTGTAACAGCTCTCCAGAATACCTGCAGACAG TCTTTCATCCTGAGATCTGCAGGGTCCTGTTTGACTACCATCCTGAGGCCCCAGATGAATTGGCACTGCGAAAGGGGGACATGGTGAAAGTACTGAAGAAG AACACAGAGGATAAGGGCTGGTGGGAAGGAGAGTGTGAAGGCAGGAGAGGCGTTTTCCCAGACAACTTCGTCCTCCCACCACCCCCA ATCAAGAAGCTGATCCCAAGGACAGTGATCTCTCAGGAATCAG ctcTTAATAAGGAACCAAGAAAGTTGATGCCCAAAACATCCCTCTCTAATGTCAAGAAGCTAGTGACAGCTCCCTCCAGGCCCAGCAAAGCCAA GACATCTTGGACATCCACTGGCGATAGTCAGAAGCGCCCCTCCCGAGACTCAG GTTCCAAGGACAGCTTCCTCAGTGGGGGTCCTGGGCAACCTGGCAGAAAGCACTCCAAAACCCAGGCTTCCCGGCAGCATCCCAAATCCAATCAG GAGGAAGAGCCCCGCCCAGCAAAGCCCCTCTCTGTGAATAGGACCTCTGCTCTAGAGAAGACTGCCACCCCAGAGAAGATCCAGCCTCCACATAAGCCCACCAGCCCAGAGAAGATCCTAGCTCCTGACAAAGTCCCCATTCCAGAGAAGACCCTGACTCTGGAGAATAAGGCCCCCAACCCAGAGAAGATCCTGGCTTCCAAAAAGGTCCCCACTCCAAAGAAGACCCGGACTCTGGACAAGGTTTCCACTCCAGAAAAGGTCTTTTCTGTGGATGAGGCCTGTGCCCTAGAAAAGAGCTTGACCCTAGAGCAGGTGTGTTCTCAAGAAGTCTCCCCTGGAGATAATACTAAATTCCCGCATTTCTCTCCCCCGGAGAGTTTGCAGAGGGCGAAATCCCTTGTGGCTACAGAGGCTCAATCCCAAGAGGAGGCTATCATGCCAGAGAAGTACCCCCTGCAGCCTGACTCCTCAGAGAGTTGCCTTTGTATGATGAAACATGGGGATAGCTCCCCACTCCAGAATGCCTACAAGTCTATGCCTGCCATTACGAAGCCCCAGACCCTGGAGAAGGCCAAAACCTTCCTGAAGGAGGCACCTGCGAAAGAAGAGCCTACCCCAAAAGAGGAGGAGATGCCTCTGACAGAAGAGGTGGCTCCCAAAGAGCAGGTGCTCTTTAAAGGGATAGACCCTGACCCCCAAGCCCCACACACTGTAGAGCCAACTCCAGACCAAGAGACTCCCAACCCCCATTTCTTAGTGAGGCAAAACTCTTCCGAAAGCAAGAATGATGAAGTGGATGTAAAGACTCTAAAGGATGAGATGGGGTCTCTAAGGGAGCTGCTGGGGCTGCTGGAGCTGCAGCTGGA AGGGAAGATTACCGACATCTGGGAGGAGCTCAAGAGCGAGAGGGAGAAGCGCCGGTTGCTAGAG GTTCAGCTGATGCAGAGCAGACCGAAGTCGCCGAAGCAGGGCTTCAAACACGCGCAGACGCAGACGCACTGA
- the Eva1b gene encoding protein eva-1 homolog B, which translates to MDAPRRDMELLSNSLAAYAHIRANPESFGLYFVLGVCFGLLLTLCLLVISISCAPRARPGGPASRRDLRSSTVEPEDDDEDDDDTVTRLGPDDTLPGPEMATEPDGPLSVNVFTSAEELERAQRLEERERILREIWRTGQPDLLGTGTLGPSSTGTLGRMHYY; encoded by the exons ATGGACGCCCCCCGAAGAGACATGGAGCTACTCAGCAACAGCCTGGCGGCCTACGCACACATCCGCG CTAACCCCGAGAGCTTTGGCCTCTACTTCGTGCTGGGCGTCTGCTTTGGCCTGCTGCTGACCCTCTGTCTACTGGTCATCAGCATCTCCTGCGCGCCCCGCGCGCGGCCCGGGGGTCCGGCTTCTCGCCGGGACCTCCGCAGCAGCACAGTAGAGCCTGAGGACGACGATGAGGATGATGACGACACGGTGACGCGACTGGGCCCCGACGACACGCTACCTGGCCCGGAGATGGCTACGGAGCCCGACGGTCCCCTCAGCGTCAATGTTTTCACGTCTGCTGAGGAACTGGAGCGCGCGCAGCGGCTGGAGGAGCGCGAGCGGATCCTGCGCGAAATCTGGCGCACAGGGCAGCCAGACCTTCTGGGCACCGGCACCCTGGGGCCCAGCTCTACGGGCACACTGGGCCGCATGCACTATTACTGA